A single Stutzerimonas stutzeri DNA region contains:
- a CDS encoding carbohydrate ABC transporter permease has protein sequence MNQRLTLPAPAGTQAASLPRKAGSRASWFWTSLLILITAIVLFPVIWVGSFMFRPDAAMFARPTQWLFEPTMAHFQYVIDNGFIGYLGTSVLLASISTLLVVLLGTPAAYAFARFKLRFKDDLFLFVLATRMAPPICMVIPFYMIFSKVGLMDTYVGLTLAYLTFNLSFYIWVMSSFCKDLPVALEEVAMLEGYNRFAIFLRVVLPLLRSGIVATGMLCFIFAWNEFMFAFMLGGQEVKTLPVAVPELITTQGVRWGAMAIVGTLSLIPVMLAVFFLQKHIVRGLTMGAVKG, from the coding sequence ATGAACCAGCGTCTCACCCTTCCGGCGCCGGCCGGGACCCAAGCGGCGTCGTTACCTAGGAAGGCCGGTAGCCGGGCGTCTTGGTTCTGGACTTCGTTGCTGATCCTGATTACCGCTATCGTGCTGTTTCCGGTGATCTGGGTCGGCAGCTTCATGTTCCGGCCGGATGCGGCGATGTTCGCCCGGCCGACGCAATGGCTGTTTGAGCCGACCATGGCGCACTTCCAGTACGTGATCGACAACGGTTTCATTGGCTACTTGGGTACTTCGGTGCTGCTGGCCTCGATCAGCACCCTGCTGGTGGTGCTGCTGGGCACGCCCGCGGCTTATGCCTTCGCCCGGTTCAAGCTGCGGTTCAAGGATGATCTATTCCTGTTCGTGCTGGCTACTCGCATGGCGCCGCCGATTTGCATGGTCATCCCGTTCTACATGATCTTTTCCAAGGTTGGGCTGATGGACACTTATGTCGGGCTGACGCTGGCCTACCTGACGTTCAACCTGTCGTTCTACATCTGGGTCATGAGCAGTTTCTGCAAGGACCTGCCGGTGGCGCTCGAGGAGGTCGCAATGCTCGAGGGTTACAACCGTTTCGCCATCTTCCTGCGGGTGGTGCTGCCGCTGCTGCGCTCGGGCATTGTCGCCACGGGCATGCTCTGTTTCATCTTCGCCTGGAATGAGTTCATGTTCGCCTTCATGCTCGGCGGCCAGGAGGTCAAGACGCTGCCGGTTGCCGTGCCGGAGCTGATCACCACTCAGGGCGTGCGCTGGGGCGCCATGGCCATCGTCGGTACGCTGTCGCTGATTCCGGTGATGCTCGCCGTGTTCTTCTTGCAGAAGCACATTGTCCGCGGTCTCACCATGGGTGCCGTGAAGGGCTAG
- a CDS encoding acetamidase/formamidase family protein — MTHHVIAPTHESMVWGLLSAEFAPVLSVASGDTVSLSSFPAGGKECLPAESSRILPEYLEALDRLHKGPGPHFVTGPVYVQGAMPGDTLQVDILDARPTMDWGYVSILPLLGTLPDEFTDYQTIHPHIDAARGVATLPWGTEIDLDPFFGIVAVAPPPAWGRCTSSVPRAFGGNMDNKELKPGTTLYLPVFNEGALFYAGDGHGVQGDGEVCITALEMGITGTFRLTVRKDLKIEHPFAESPTQLISIGLDEDLDDAARQAVREMVRHLCARTGLSRNEAYMLCSLAGNLRVTQLVDGNKGVHMMMPKRYL; from the coding sequence ATGACTCATCACGTCATTGCGCCCACCCATGAATCGATGGTCTGGGGCCTGCTCAGCGCGGAGTTTGCGCCGGTGCTGAGCGTCGCTTCGGGCGATACCGTTTCGCTGTCCTCGTTTCCCGCCGGCGGAAAGGAATGCTTGCCCGCAGAGTCTTCTCGCATCCTTCCGGAATACCTCGAAGCGCTGGATAGGCTGCACAAGGGCCCAGGCCCTCATTTCGTCACCGGTCCGGTATACGTGCAGGGGGCGATGCCCGGGGACACGCTGCAGGTCGACATCCTCGATGCCCGGCCGACCATGGACTGGGGCTATGTATCGATCCTGCCATTGCTGGGCACGCTGCCTGACGAGTTCACCGACTATCAGACGATCCACCCGCACATCGATGCCGCCCGCGGCGTCGCGACCCTGCCGTGGGGAACCGAAATCGATCTGGATCCTTTCTTCGGTATCGTCGCGGTTGCCCCGCCGCCGGCCTGGGGGCGCTGCACCTCGTCAGTCCCGCGTGCCTTCGGTGGGAACATGGACAACAAGGAGCTCAAGCCGGGCACGACGCTTTACCTGCCGGTGTTCAACGAAGGTGCTCTGTTCTATGCCGGAGATGGGCACGGGGTGCAGGGTGATGGCGAGGTGTGCATCACCGCCCTGGAAATGGGCATTACCGGAACCTTCCGACTGACCGTACGCAAGGATCTGAAGATCGAGCATCCCTTCGCCGAGTCGCCTACCCAGCTGATTTCAATCGGTCTCGACGAGGACCTGGACGATGCCGCCAGGCAAGCAGTGCGCGAGATGGTCCGACACCTTTGCGCCCGCACCGGGCTATCGCGCAACGAGGCCTACATGCTGTGCTCGCTGGCCGGAAACCTTCGGGTTACCCAACTGGTGGACGGCAACAAGGGTGTGCACATGATGATGCCGAAGCGGTATCTCTGA
- a CDS encoding MarR family winged helix-turn-helix transcriptional regulator, producing MNSPETIDTKAQLEAAYGRSALLTRPGFLIRRLHQIHCALFLQETREFNITPVQYSLMTALNTHGEMDQITLALEIGLERTSVAEVIPRLEGRELLQRRQSTDDRRVKLVKLTRKGKYLIKKMDAAVSRAHERTIEDIPADQRDLFLLQLIKLVEANNDCGTVPFRLA from the coding sequence ATGAATAGTCCAGAGACAATCGATACAAAGGCCCAACTGGAAGCGGCCTACGGCCGCTCCGCCCTGCTCACCCGGCCCGGCTTCCTGATCCGCCGGTTGCATCAGATCCACTGCGCGCTATTCCTGCAGGAAACGCGTGAATTCAATATCACCCCGGTGCAGTACAGTCTGATGACCGCACTCAACACTCACGGTGAGATGGACCAGATTACCCTCGCCCTGGAGATCGGGCTTGAGCGCACCAGCGTCGCTGAAGTCATCCCACGACTGGAGGGCCGCGAGCTGCTACAGCGGCGCCAGAGCACCGACGACCGCCGCGTCAAGCTGGTGAAGCTGACGCGCAAGGGTAAATACCTGATCAAGAAAATGGATGCCGCGGTCTCCCGCGCGCATGAGCGCACCATCGAAGACATCCCCGCTGATCAACGCGACCTGTTCCTGCTGCAGTTGATCAAGCTGGTGGAAGCCAACAACGATTGCGGCACCGTGCCGTTCCGGCTGGCCTGA
- a CDS encoding ABC transporter substrate-binding protein: MFNRKKLLAVLVSGALFASQGYAEETIKIGVSQPLTGPVAAAGTYVTNGARLAADYLNANGGVLGKQIELVIEDNKSNPREAVNSAEKLILSDKVPVMMGAWGSTFTLATMPKLEEYGVPMVVETASSSKVTNSGNPWVFRISPTSKMEAQAFAEQLSAFQPAITKVDFLSVNNDWGLGAATEFKAVFEEKGIEVGRAETMAPDATDLSAQLAAIKNSGSDTVIVTSGVEQLTLAIRQAAEQGIKQRIITTGGSFPEPLVKNPGPQGYVSTHLLFFSPWTAEEQAANPELAKAYMDAWNEKGYPFPGLTEGFRGFDGILTIAEAIRLAGKAEPEAIRDALWKVQAKGVNGDIAFDKDGPEGKESGQNKPNIYIVQLKDGEVSAL; encoded by the coding sequence ATGTTCAATCGTAAAAAGCTATTGGCCGTACTGGTGTCGGGCGCGTTGTTCGCTTCCCAAGGCTACGCCGAGGAAACCATCAAGATTGGGGTGTCGCAGCCGCTGACCGGCCCGGTCGCCGCGGCCGGTACTTATGTCACTAACGGGGCGCGGCTGGCCGCGGACTATCTCAACGCCAACGGCGGCGTGCTCGGCAAGCAAATCGAACTCGTGATCGAAGACAACAAGTCCAACCCGCGAGAAGCGGTCAACTCTGCCGAGAAGCTGATCCTCAGCGACAAAGTGCCGGTCATGATGGGGGCCTGGGGTTCGACCTTCACGCTCGCCACCATGCCGAAGCTGGAGGAATACGGCGTGCCGATGGTGGTCGAGACGGCATCGTCGTCCAAGGTTACCAACTCCGGCAATCCCTGGGTGTTTCGCATCAGCCCAACCTCGAAGATGGAAGCGCAGGCGTTTGCCGAGCAGCTGTCAGCGTTCCAACCGGCTATCACTAAGGTTGATTTCCTCTCGGTCAACAACGACTGGGGCTTGGGCGCCGCCACCGAATTCAAGGCGGTGTTCGAAGAGAAGGGCATCGAAGTGGGTCGAGCCGAAACCATGGCACCCGATGCGACTGACCTGTCTGCGCAGCTGGCGGCGATCAAGAACTCCGGCAGCGACACGGTGATCGTCACCTCTGGCGTCGAGCAGCTGACCCTGGCGATCCGTCAGGCCGCCGAGCAGGGTATCAAGCAGCGGATTATTACCACTGGCGGGTCCTTTCCCGAGCCGCTGGTGAAGAATCCAGGCCCCCAGGGCTACGTGAGCACCCACCTGCTGTTCTTCTCACCCTGGACCGCCGAAGAGCAAGCGGCCAATCCCGAGTTGGCCAAGGCCTACATGGATGCCTGGAACGAAAAAGGTTACCCGTTCCCAGGCCTGACCGAAGGTTTCCGCGGCTTCGACGGCATTCTGACCATCGCCGAAGCGATCCGACTCGCCGGCAAGGCTGAACCGGAAGCGATTCGAGACGCGCTATGGAAGGTCCAGGCCAAAGGTGTCAACGGTGATATCGCCTTTGACAAGGACGGACCGGAAGGCAAGGAAAGCGGGCAGAACAAGCCGAACATCTACATCGTTCAGCTGAAAGACGGCGAAGTCTCGGCATTGTGA
- a CDS encoding branched-chain amino acid ABC transporter permease has protein sequence MDQFLQHIVNALVLGSTYALLGIGLTLIFGIMRVVNFAHGELYAFGAYVAYALVSLLGLNYFGSVLLAGALGLLLGVAIEFLLLRRCRLENVDEVMLIMIGLMIIMQNAELLLWGGVAKVVPTPFAQESITVGGIYLSPTRLFVFCAAVVLLIAFYLIIERSRLGLAMRATFQDRDAAKIVGVNVGSIYTLTFALGSCMAAVTGALLAPVFVVAPTMGDLASLKAFAIVILGGLGNIPGAALGGFALAAIEEFGSGYISTAYRDALGFLAILIVMVIRPQGLFAIKERVG, from the coding sequence TTGGATCAGTTCCTTCAGCACATCGTGAATGCCCTGGTGCTTGGCTCAACCTATGCGCTGCTCGGCATCGGACTCACCCTGATTTTCGGCATCATGCGGGTGGTGAACTTCGCCCACGGCGAGCTCTACGCCTTCGGCGCGTACGTGGCCTACGCGCTGGTGTCTCTGCTCGGTCTCAACTACTTCGGCTCGGTCCTGTTGGCCGGGGCGCTAGGGCTGCTGCTCGGCGTCGCCATCGAATTCTTGCTTCTTCGCCGCTGCAGGCTTGAAAACGTCGATGAGGTCATGCTGATCATGATCGGCCTGATGATCATCATGCAGAATGCGGAGCTGCTGCTCTGGGGGGGCGTCGCCAAGGTCGTGCCCACGCCGTTCGCGCAGGAATCGATCACCGTCGGCGGCATCTATCTGTCGCCCACCCGGCTGTTCGTGTTCTGCGCCGCCGTGGTGCTGCTGATCGCCTTTTACCTGATCATCGAGCGCTCGCGGCTCGGCCTGGCGATGCGTGCGACCTTCCAGGACCGCGACGCGGCGAAGATTGTCGGGGTCAACGTCGGCAGCATCTACACGCTCACCTTCGCTCTCGGCTCCTGCATGGCCGCGGTCACCGGAGCACTGTTGGCGCCCGTATTCGTGGTCGCGCCGACAATGGGTGATCTGGCCAGTCTGAAGGCCTTTGCCATCGTCATCCTCGGTGGCCTCGGCAACATCCCCGGTGCGGCATTGGGCGGCTTCGCCCTGGCGGCAATCGAAGAGTTCGGTTCTGGCTACATCTCGACTGCTTACCGCGACGCCCTGGGCTTCCTGGCGAT